The Methanomicrobiales archaeon genome has a segment encoding these proteins:
- a CDS encoding HEAT repeat domain-containing protein — MSLNRSLFAPNIEKMQASADADGLIRVMRNHESEDLRRVQQALIALGDAAVDPLVQALREGDRRLRSAAAETLGGLRSGRTIPALIEALRDEEWHVRFHATLALVAMGETALEPLLGALSDADRDIRLGAVWALGEMKDRRAVRPLIRALEDREVFVRVVATWALGEVHDPAAVEPLVMCLQDEDRDVRRGAAWALGELRDPRATGALRERLQDAEPCVRYEAALALRWICDPLTIDPLVEALGSGDCRMRKNAARALGAFRERRVVAALVGALKDPEKDVRLAAVRSLGLLRDGEAFDHLLEVLNDLEDAEVQKAAREAMQMIRLPHASPVLGG, encoded by the coding sequence ATGAGTCTCAACCGCAGCCTGTTCGCACCGAACATCGAGAAGATGCAGGCATCCGCCGACGCTGACGGCCTGATCCGGGTGATGCGGAACCACGAGTCGGAAGACCTCCGCCGCGTGCAGCAGGCCCTCATCGCCCTCGGGGATGCGGCGGTGGATCCCCTCGTTCAGGCGCTCCGCGAGGGAGATCGGCGCCTGCGGAGTGCGGCGGCGGAGACACTCGGGGGGCTGCGATCCGGGAGGACGATCCCCGCTCTGATCGAGGCCCTGCGGGACGAGGAGTGGCACGTGCGGTTCCATGCCACCCTGGCGCTGGTCGCGATGGGGGAGACGGCGCTCGAGCCGCTCCTCGGCGCCCTCTCCGATGCGGACCGGGATATCCGCCTGGGGGCCGTCTGGGCTCTGGGGGAGATGAAGGATCGCCGCGCGGTCCGCCCTCTCATCCGTGCCCTCGAAGACAGGGAAGTATTCGTGCGTGTCGTGGCGACCTGGGCTCTCGGCGAGGTGCACGATCCGGCGGCGGTGGAGCCGCTCGTTATGTGCCTGCAGGATGAAGACAGGGACGTCCGCCGGGGAGCAGCCTGGGCGCTCGGGGAGCTGCGGGACCCCCGCGCCACGGGGGCCCTGCGGGAGCGGCTGCAGGACGCGGAGCCGTGCGTGCGCTACGAGGCGGCCCTCGCCCTCCGCTGGATATGCGATCCGCTCACCATCGATCCCCTCGTCGAAGCGCTGGGCAGCGGGGACTGCCGCATGCGGAAGAACGCCGCACGGGCGCTCGGGGCGTTTCGGGAGAGGAGGGTGGTGGCGGCGCTCGTCGGCGCCCTGAAGGATCCGGAGAAGGACGTGCGGCTGGCTGCCGTGCGATCCCTGGGGCTCCTGCGGGACGGCGAGGCCTTCGATCACCTCCTCGAGGTGCTGAACGACCTGGAGGATGCCGAGGTGCAGAAGGCCGCCCGGGAGGCCATGCAGATGATCCGCCTGCCGCATGCGTCTCCCGTCCTGGGCGGCTAG
- a CDS encoding ABC transporter permease, which yields MGYLEVPKIGGGVWKVWRRNRDVFFKTFKVNFLPPVLEPILYLLALGFGLGTFVSEIDGVSYARFIAPALVAVSIMYSAFFETTYSSFVRMYFQKTFDAIIATPLTIEEVITGEILWGATRSLINAAIMLPILILFGVVALPSSLLILPFAFLGGFLFAVIGMCFTSVTPHIDTLNLPTFLFITPMFLFSGTFFPITLLPEPVQGIAFAVFPLTHLVAIIRALTLANLSADLLFNLAWILVVSGVLFVVSVNLMRKRLIV from the coding sequence ATGGGATACCTCGAGGTACCGAAGATCGGCGGCGGCGTCTGGAAGGTCTGGAGGCGGAACCGTGACGTCTTTTTCAAGACGTTCAAGGTGAACTTCCTCCCGCCGGTGCTGGAGCCGATCCTCTACCTCCTGGCCCTCGGGTTCGGTCTGGGGACCTTCGTGAGCGAGATCGACGGCGTCTCCTACGCCCGCTTCATCGCCCCGGCTCTCGTCGCCGTCTCCATCATGTACTCCGCCTTCTTCGAGACGACCTACAGCTCGTTCGTCCGCATGTACTTCCAGAAGACCTTCGACGCCATCATCGCCACGCCGCTCACCATCGAGGAGGTCATAACAGGCGAGATCCTCTGGGGAGCGACGCGGAGCCTGATCAACGCGGCGATCATGCTGCCCATCCTGATCCTCTTCGGCGTCGTCGCTCTCCCCTCGTCCCTGCTGATCCTGCCCTTCGCGTTCCTGGGCGGGTTTCTCTTCGCCGTCATCGGGATGTGCTTCACGTCCGTCACCCCGCACATCGATACGCTCAATCTGCCCACGTTCCTCTTCATCACCCCGATGTTCCTCTTCTCGGGGACATTCTTCCCGATCACGCTCCTGCCGGAGCCCGTCCAGGGCATCGCCTTTGCTGTCTTCCCCCTCACCCACCTGGTCGCGATCATCCGGGCGCTCACGCTGGCGAACCTGAGCGCTGACCTGCTCTTCAACCTGGCCTGGATTCTGGTCGTATCCGGCGTTCTGTTCGTCGTATCGGTGAACCTGATGCGGAAGAGGCTCATCGTATGA
- a CDS encoding ABC transporter ATP-binding protein, with amino-acid sequence MAEDLVKRYGGFTAVDHVTFEVRQGEVFGFLGPNGAGKTTTMKMIQCVSPKTSGRLEVFSMDVEAHQREIKRRLGVVPQETNLDPDFSVYENLLVYARYFDIPREEASARAEDLLEFVQLQDKRDASIEKLSGGMKRRLILARALVNNPSLLILDEPTIGLDPQARHLIWEKLRSLQARGNTIVLTTHYMEEAQRLCDRLVIMDNGRIFVEGNPDALVRQYIGTSIVEAEAQPRVLDCLRERGAKFDVWDNRVQVYTDRPREITAALLDSCKTERIFARPATLEDVFLKITGRSLRE; translated from the coding sequence GTGGCAGAGGATCTGGTGAAGCGGTATGGCGGCTTTACCGCCGTGGACCATGTCACGTTCGAGGTGCGGCAGGGGGAGGTCTTCGGGTTCCTGGGGCCCAACGGCGCGGGAAAGACCACCACCATGAAGATGATCCAGTGCGTATCCCCCAAGACCTCCGGAAGGCTCGAGGTCTTTTCGATGGACGTGGAAGCCCATCAGCGGGAGATCAAACGCCGCCTCGGGGTCGTGCCCCAGGAGACGAACCTGGACCCGGACTTCAGCGTCTACGAGAACCTGCTGGTATACGCGCGCTACTTCGACATCCCCCGCGAAGAAGCCTCGGCACGGGCCGAAGACCTGCTCGAGTTCGTGCAGCTGCAGGATAAGCGGGACGCCTCCATCGAGAAGCTCTCCGGCGGGATGAAGCGGCGCCTGATCCTGGCGCGGGCGCTGGTGAACAACCCCTCCCTCCTGATCCTGGACGAGCCCACCATCGGTCTCGATCCGCAGGCCCGGCACCTCATCTGGGAGAAGCTCCGCAGCCTGCAGGCGCGGGGGAACACCATCGTCCTCACCACGCACTACATGGAAGAGGCGCAGCGGCTCTGCGATCGGCTGGTGATCATGGACAACGGCAGAATCTTCGTGGAGGGCAACCCGGACGCGCTGGTGCGGCAGTACATCGGCACCAGCATCGTGGAGGCGGAGGCGCAGCCCCGCGTGCTCGACTGCCTGCGGGAGAGGGGGGCGAAGTTCGACGTCTGGGACAACCGCGTCCAGGTCTACACCGACCGCCCGCGGGAGATCACCGCCGCCCTCCTGGACAGCTGCAAGACGGAGCGCATCTTCGCCCGTCCGGCAACGCTGGAGGACGTCTTTCTGAAGATCACCGGCAGATCCCTGCGGGAGTGA
- a CDS encoding ABC transporter ATP-binding protein — translation MSATLNTVPDPAIEVRDLTKHYGEVRAVEGVSLTVGRGELFGLLGPNGSGKTTINRLLTGQIRPTKGSARVLGVDVLDRPLEVRERVGIIPEQETPPSFLTAEEYLHFVGRIRGVERIDAQADRWFRLLDFEEKREVLCKDLSRGTRQKLMFAQAFLHEPTLAFIDEPLINLDPIMQRRVKNFLTEYVAEGNTIFISTHILGIAEEICSRIGIIYRGRIVHDAPVRDLREGGTRLEDLFLACTAA, via the coding sequence ATGTCTGCGACGCTGAACACCGTGCCCGATCCGGCGATCGAAGTGCGGGATCTGACGAAGCACTACGGAGAGGTGAGGGCGGTCGAGGGCGTCTCCCTCACCGTGGGCAGAGGGGAACTCTTCGGTCTGCTCGGACCGAACGGCTCCGGGAAGACGACCATCAACCGCCTGCTGACGGGCCAGATCCGCCCGACGAAGGGGAGCGCCCGCGTCCTCGGCGTGGACGTCCTCGACCGCCCCCTGGAGGTGCGGGAGCGGGTCGGCATCATCCCCGAGCAGGAGACACCCCCGAGTTTCCTCACGGCGGAGGAGTACCTGCACTTCGTGGGGCGGATCCGCGGGGTCGAGCGGATCGATGCGCAGGCGGACCGCTGGTTCCGCCTGCTCGACTTCGAGGAGAAACGGGAGGTCCTCTGCAAGGACCTCTCCCGCGGCACCCGCCAGAAGCTGATGTTCGCCCAGGCGTTCCTCCACGAGCCGACGCTCGCCTTCATCGACGAGCCCCTGATCAACCTGGACCCCATCATGCAGAGGCGGGTCAAGAACTTCCTGACGGAGTACGTCGCGGAGGGGAACACCATCTTCATCTCCACCCACATCCTGGGGATCGCCGAGGAGATCTGCTCCCGCATCGGCATCATCTACCGCGGGCGGATCGTCCACGACGCCCCCGTGCGGGACCTGAGGGAAGGGGGGACGCGGCTTGAGGATCTCTTCCTCGCCTGCACAGCGGCGTGA